GTTATTGTTAATATGCCACACAAAACCAACCACGTCGTTTACTTTAGTATATGGAACCGGCAACTTGTTATGTGCAAGGATATAATCGGTAAAAAAAAGCCAAAGAGTCTGACAataaattatgtcaaaatcattgTTAGATTCTTAATTTGATACTCAAAAATCGCTATGTCGCCAATAAGCCCTAAATTAAACGTAAAAAGTGCAACCTATTTGAGAAATTTAACCATCCTTAATAATGCTCCCACATTATTGACCAAGTCTACTCATGGAACGTGAAATAGGTAATATTGGCATGTGTCTCAGTACATAATTTATCACCGATAATGCTTTCAATCGATCCAGACAAAATAGTGACAAGTGCTGTTGTGTATGCTGAAAGTCCATGTATATAAGAATCTAATTCTCTTTCACTTCTGAAAACACCCATCTTTATCCACTCGAGTTCTATCTATGATTCAATGAACCGTCGGTGTAACTTTATCTTAGAGGTGAAAAATACGTTTATGTTGGTGtatatagttttgtttatgATCACCTCATACGTACATACATTGTATCTAATAATTGTCATTCTGGCACCTcttgtattatttatatatatgtagtctttgtagagaagaaagaaataaatCGTATATATTATGTTTCCTTGTTCTTtactcaaaatattaaaattcgaCTAAACCTTCAATCGAATATTCCGATTAGCTCGCCTACAAAcgaaaataagataaaagaacTACAAAAAAAGGCTGAATTTGGAAGGATTAATGCATTTTAGATGGTCTAGAGATGTACAAAGGCACATGATCTAATCTAAACAGACTGCGCGCATTCTAGTATATGATTGAATTATTGTTATGATTTAATAACATAATTCACGATCACCGATGaacagaagaaacaaaaacaaatttgaaaaacactATTGTACGCACATcccaaaaatttaataaatgttacaacGAGTCACGTACATGCATGTGCGTATAAATTACACAAAACTAACTAAAATCTCTATTACCAAAtgctataaattaatttaatgcGACATTGCATGGTCCATCCACCTAAGCCTGACCTGGATGAATTAGTCTTGGTTTTCTTAGTAaatctttgtttttaaaaattcaccTTTGGTCGTATCGATCGCCTTTGATTTGCCATTACGTTTCGATTATAACTTAAATTCCCAAAAGAATGTAGTAGAGTACTGTTACAGGCAAAGCAACCAGCATTCCGAATATAACGCTGCAAAACATTATACATTTATGTTAGAAAAATttcgataaaaatatacacTTCAAAGCAGTTTGAGAATATTGGAAAATGAAACATTTCAGACGGAGGAAAACCGTAAACAATTCGATCTATGGACTGCAATTTTTTATAGAAACGTATTTAATCCACAAATGTAATATATTTAGATGACAAagcaaataaatataaacttacGCAGTGCTGAGAATATCAGGATGGACGTTATATTCCTTGGCGAAAACAAAAGGAACGATTCCTTGAGGAAGAGCAgccttcaaaattataatttttcttctCAATAACTGTGTATATAAAtgagaaaattaaagaaaatgggttataaaattttaagaataatgAACCTGAACGATGGCGACATGTAGGAGATTGCCTCGAAGACCAATTGCAATTGAGGTGGCTGCGATTACAGCTGGTCCGGTCAAGAACCTCACGGCCATCGCAAAGACTGCCACTGATTTTCCACATGCGATTATCTTCGGTTGCAATGCCATAAATAGACCTATATGTTATTAACAATCCAAAAACACGATCATTAGTAAAACTGAGCAACACAAAAATAAATGACATGTAGTTTTAAACCATATAATATACGAAGACGGGCGAACAATACCAAGACTAAACATAGCCATGCCAAGACCTGCATCAGATAATATCGAAATCGATCCACTCATTATTGTTGGCATCTTTATATTCCACCTGTCCCATGaaatcatgaatatatataatcaacTTCAAGCAAACCACATTATAAGTCTAGGAAAAATGGCTAAGAAAAATGTAGAAATATTGAGAAAGGGTTAGAATTGTGATATATGGTAAGTACTTACTTGAAGGAGATAAGGGACCAGGCAAGGCCAAAGAGACTAGAGTAAGTGTTAGGGTTTCGAATAAGTTTTCTCCAAACCATTATCAGTATTAGTCTCGTCATCACACTGGCCGGCGGCATCTGCTGTTTCCTCGGACCGCCGGGACCACCGTCTTCCACGTCACTGCCTTTCTTTCCGTTGTAAGGTGACGAATTTACCCCTGACTTACCTTCGTTATTACCACCCTCTTGGTCCATCTCCACATGCGCTTTTCTCCCGGGTGTCATGTTCTCTATCAGATTGTGCATCGCTGTCATCATCAAGGTTTCAAGAActattaatattattagtattcTTTGATTAtgtcctttatttttttttaaatgtcctttatttttttttaaatgtcctttattcaaagaaaaaatataactatatacacttgtgatttaaaaatggaaaacagAAAAGAACGATGAGTTTCATTCATCTGTccgaatatataaaatatactcaaactcaagtaaaaaaatgtgaaaaactATTAAGAGGGCATATATTCTTATCAAAAATCGAATTAATGAAATCTAGACCATGTAGAAACTATATTATCCAAAGAAACAAAATTCtaatttagtttagtttttcaTTCTTAACAAAACTTAAAACTTTAAAAGCGAAAATTATCAATGAGAAAGGGATTAACGCACTTGTactaaagtataaataaaaactataaacataTTACTGTAAATCAATAGATAAATGAGTGTGAAGATTAATATTAACCTTTGGAAGCGAGGTTTTCGTGAGGTGGTAGATAAGGGTCGGCGGATGACTCGGTGGAGGCAGAGGCACCTCTGGTAATAGCGTTCCTCGCGTGGGCTTCCGACACCGGAGAAGCACTCGAACTCCACACAAACATGTTCATCTCCTTGTTCTgttctcctcctccgccgcttCCTCCACCACCACTTACACTTTCCTTTTTCTTGACTCCACTTGCTCCGCTCGTGGACCCTTTGAACATCGGGTTCGGTGGTGGGTACGACGGAACTGAACATACACGTccaaatgtatattaaaaatttacatatcatgcttacaaaaaaatatatcagaaaatattataatttgtcaAGTATTATGAAGTTAATATTCGACTTTAAAATACGATAAATAGGTTTACGACTAATGTAACATACCACTGTTGTTGTTGTATAGTTCACCACTCATACTTTTAGCTCCTCTACCTCCTTTCTTTGCCTTCAAAGCTTCCTCATCAAAATTTGACGTCCTCGGCGTCACTCCTTTAGACGACTGAAGCGAGTAAACATCTCCGCCGGGGCCTGACCCAGCGCCTCCGTAGCTATTGGCATAGCCGTGACGAGGGCTCGGAGCTTTGCTAGCGTTAAACATAGCGTAGAAGTCTGTCTGGTTGAAGCTAGAAGCTCTCGGCGTTGGCTCTCTTGACGACTGAACAGAGTAAATCTCGACGCCGGTGAGATTTGAGGCTCGTGGCGTGATCATGGAGGAGTTAAGTCCTCCGCCGTGAGATTTGTTGAACGATGAGATCATCGATGAGGCAGCGCTTGATCTTCGGACCACCACGTGGAGCTTTCCGTCGTCACCTATCTCCGCATCGGTCTGATTAAAATGAACATGTTTTGAGTCACTAGGAGATAAACCGGACATAACCAGATTAATAACCGAACCGGAAGTACAATGCCGTTTACTTTACTCGAAATTTCCACTTTCTCCATTAATCAAGCAAAAAAGAAAgtcaaaatatttctaataattatatatatagaaccCCAAAAACGACTTTTGACTAATTACTATATTTATATCAAGTTTAATTGATACACTTCTAGTTTACTTGAGTTAACCGCGCGGTTAATTTAAACATACATACAAAGAGCCACTAATTAGTGTAAATATTCATACCTCGAGGGGTTCACGGCCATTGAGAGATAGAACATCAGAATCAACTCTGAAAGAAGTGATGGAACCGGCAGTTTCAGGGAACTGCTCGGAGATGAGAAGCTTAGCGCCACGGAACTCAAACAAGAAGAGCATTAGTGTATACCATATGATACTTTGAAGCACAACGATTTGCACCATTAAATTGCCTGAAAATTCTCCGTACATCGCCCGTAGCAATGGGATTCCCATTACCAACGTGTTGGGTAGTGTCGATAGGGAAAAGAGAGTTATCATCCATTCTAGACTTCCTCTGCGACTAAACGCCTGAAAATAATCgcaaaaatacaaatttaacaTATTGTATACAAGTTTGATCAATATTGGTTATCTGAAAAAATGTAAAGGTTGTTAAAACGTCACCAAAATAACTATGTTGgtccaaaaatattatattacaaGCCTTTATCACTGAATAATACATCtgccgtaaaaaaaaaaagaataatacatCTAGCTAGTTGAAAAAGCGACGTTTAGTTTGGATTGATAACGATTACTATTACGCTACCAACACttaacacagaaaaaaaaaaaaaaaaaacagactaGGTGCTTATAATTTAACTACTAGGATAtgatatatgcatataaaagGTTATAATAAGAGACGGGCCTGCCAAAGAAAGAGTGCGGAAAGGATGACGACTTTCTGAAGTGAATCAGCGGCTAGGAACTGGTAATCCATAGCATAAGGATCATTGGAGGAAATGAAATGGAAAGACAGAAGAGGAACCGCGAAAACTGCTACGAACCGGTTTATACCAGAACAT
This genomic stretch from Raphanus sativus cultivar WK10039 chromosome 3, ASM80110v3, whole genome shotgun sequence harbors:
- the LOC108846259 gene encoding auxin efflux carrier component 2-like, translating into MITGKDMYDVLAAMVPLYVAMMLAYGSVRWWGIFTPDQCSGINRFVAVFAVPLLSFHFISSNDPYAMDYQFLAADSLQKVVILSALFLWQAFSRRGSLEWMITLFSLSTLPNTLVMGIPLLRAMYGEFSGNLMVQIVVLQSIIWYTLMLFLFEFRGAKLLISEQFPETAGSITSFRVDSDVLSLNGREPLETDAEIGDDGKLHVVVRRSSAASSMISSFNKSHGGGLNSSMITPRASNLTGVEIYSVQSSREPTPRASSFNQTDFYAMFNASKAPSPRHGYANSYGGAGSGPGGDVYSLQSSKGVTPRTSNFDEEALKAKKGGRGAKSMSGELYNNNSVPSYPPPNPMFKGSTSGASGVKKKESVSGGGGSGGGGEQNKEMNMFVWSSSASPVSEAHARNAITRGASASTESSADPYLPPHENLASKAMHNLIENMTPGRKAHVEMDQEGGNNEGKSGVNSSPYNGKKGSDVEDGGPGGPRKQQMPPASVMTRLILIMVWRKLIRNPNTYSSLFGLAWSLISFKWNIKMPTIMSGSISILSDAGLGMAMFSLGLFMALQPKIIACGKSVAVFAMAVRFLTGPAVIAATSIAIGLRGNLLHVAIVQAALPQGIVPFVFAKEYNVHPDILSTAVIFGMLVALPVTVLYYILLGI